The genome window GGAACCGTATATTCCCAAGGAAAGATACAGGGGAAACCCATCACAATCAACGAAGGAGCGGTTCTGCACTGTGAATATATCTATACCGCGGGTACGCTGATAATTGAAGGAACCGTAGATTCCCAAGGACAGGTACAGGGGAGTTCCATCACAATCAGCGAAAGAGCTGTTCTGGAATGTGGAAATATCTATACTGCGGGTACGCTGATAATTGAAGGAACCGTATATTCCGAAGGAATGGTACAGGGGAGTTCCATTACAATCAACGGAACTCTGGAATCTGGAATCATATACACGGGAGGCGAACTTACCATTGACGGCAACGTTACGGTCGCCGGAAATATTCAAGGCAGCACAATATATATAGAAGGAGGGACCGTAGTGGCTGGGTCTGCCACACCTTCTCCCACCATAGATGGCAACGCAGTGGTCGTGATAGGCGGCGTGGATATCGTCAAGCCGCCCGAGTCCGGATGGAAATACATTAAAATTGTTCCAAGCCCAAGCTTTACCACAGGCGGGATTTCTGGTATAAGTGTTACTTTTAAGGTTACTGTGGGTTCCGAAACACAGTACACAACTACAACTCTTTCGTTGACCAAATTAAATGACAGAATTAACCTGAGCCCGGGTTCCGTTTTATTAACGGATTGTATTGAAGTCCGGTATTTCCTGGACGGCGTGGAATATATATCTGTCGGGACCGCGGTTTTTACACCCACTACAGGCGGCTCGGGATATTACACAGTCACCATAGGAGAGGGTGTTCCAGCTAATTTGCAGTACTCCACAATACAGTGTTCGAAGGTTGAAGTAAAGGTTTCAAACTGATCGATTTAACAATTTTACTGGATATTTCTTGGCGTTTATTGCATACGCTTTATGCGAAAAGAATTCTCGCGCCTCGTCAGCTCGATGAGTGATGGAGCATTCCCTATACGCATAGTACGATATGGGAATAATAAAGGAAATGCTGGAATGCATAAAATTATCAACATCCAGATTGCGATTCGTCGATCCGATATTTCTATCGTAAAGAGAGGGCGATGTGGACAAAGAAAGCTCACATACGGCGTCAAGGGATATGCTGGCAGCGACATCCTCTGCACTTCGGGACAGAGTCGCCATAGTATGAATTCTACGAACTCATTGAATCCTGATATCTACATTGTTGTGAGAAGATAAGAGTCTAGGAACAAACTGTAATTCTTCTTTGCGGATATCGCCGCCTATTTAAATTACAGATCTGTTCAAACGTCCAAGCCTTAAAGATCATACTGAGGATCCTGCTCCTGAGGAAATTGAGATGTTCTAAACACAACGATGAGTCTTCGATGTGTGGGCCTATCAACGCGAGCTGCAAACTAACATACCTTAAAACGAAAAAGTCGCAGCACTTTCAATAAAAATAAAAGAGTAGCTGGGCGAACTCTGCGCCTGTTTATATGATTTAAGGTCCTTCTTCCCCTGGCGTAATGATTATGGTGATGGCGTAAGTCAACCCATCGGGCTTCTCACTCAGACCTATGGCATCGAAGCTCGCATACAGTTCGATCTCGTATTCTTCTCCGTTTTTGTCCACCGAAGCCGTACTAAAGGGTGTCCCGCTGTAAACTTCCCTGAGCTCGTGAGTAATCGTCAATCCGAACGGATTCTCTGTCTTAACACCATTCACGCTGAATTCAACAACATATGAAATGTTTACGGACGTGACGCGGTCGGACCTCAAAAACAATGTGCCACCCCCGATTTTTACATTTGTCATACCTGTCAGAGTGTATGTATTAGCCTCTTCATCGAAGTAATACGCTAATTGCACACCGTTGTTGAATCCCGCTCCCGTTAGAAGATTTCCCTCTTCATCCAAAAGCCTGGCCTCGAGTCCTTCGAAGCTGACAACGTTCCCGGTGTTCACGACCGTGCTCGCATTCGTGGCACCGTATGCTAGCCCGCCTATGGCCAATGAGCAAAGCAATAACGCTATGACAGGTACCATGAGCACCTTATAGTTCCTCCCGTTATTGTTCGAATCATCCATTTGGCTCACCTTTATCAAATAATCGTCAGCACAACATAGGAAGGTATTGTTATCACGCCTTCCTTGTCATCGGCCCCATCATGGTGCTTTGATTAATGTAACATTGTGTTATAGATAAATAATATATTAACGCTGTTGCCCTACTGCATTGTCCTACGGATCGGGGAACGGCAAAGCTTAGTGACTGCGGCCGGGCATCCATCGTTACTGGACCGGGCGTTCGATCTAAAACCCGTTATGAACTTCATCTTCCTGGACTCGGACATCTACAGCTCTTTTCCAACGAACACGCCCCGTCTGCGTACACCGCGTAGAAGAGATGGCCGCGTTACAAGGCCGTCTCCGCAAGAACTATAAGCATATGGGAATAGCCGACCGAACCGTCGGTAAGCGCGTATGCGATGATCTCTCCCGAATCGATGTCGCTGAGCGTGTGGATCTTCGGCCAGCCCCGATCCCTCAGACTGCCAGTCGGATATGCGGTCCTTTCTC of Methanomassiliicoccaceae archaeon contains these proteins:
- a CDS encoding polymer-forming cytoskeletal protein produces the protein MSRSDKTKSAVVAIAVLSAIGFVALFEFPDDAYAAATGNITFDLNGGSIDGQSSFVKTMGELNATGLPGVSGSTIPSGKNAFVVWSESPTVYSKLYNPGDPAPPNVTKLYAVWGSYTATSGSINVTGTGCYIINGATNLSVSVSASSAPLLVLNNSTLSSLTPKNSTNVTILLHNENQIASMNIQGSNQTIRLSSASTGDVNIVSNSIWGISSFIIDGGNLQIGQISTGGSVILNGGTVNTGGKVKGSSVEVNEGAVLHCKEIDIEGTLIIKGTVYSQGKIQGKPITINEGAVLHCEYIYTAGTLIIEGTVDSQGQVQGSSITISERAVLECGNIYTAGTLIIEGTVYSEGMVQGSSITINGTLESGIIYTGGELTIDGNVTVAGNIQGSTIYIEGGTVVAGSATPSPTIDGNAVVVIGGVDIVKPPESGWKYIKIVPSPSFTTGGISGISVTFKVTVGSETQYTTTTLSLTKLNDRINLSPGSVLLTDCIEVRYFLDGVEYISVGTAVFTPTTGGSGYYTVTIGEGVPANLQYSTIQCSKVEVKVSN